The following are encoded together in the Cohaesibacter gelatinilyticus genome:
- a CDS encoding DUF3726 domain-containing protein translates to MSHSLNEIEAMSKRAARGAGLSWGLSEEASKGTRWLAAYGYPGPKLLADLLELNDRLPHIDFTPMSLDGVWCAPAGRLSPLIAGAAMSDCAIKMEAGEVISMRHVSFPLLVVPFAAGAALRLNAPVAVKWGNVRLTTNGKSLCAQGEYDEMLTDHADLVECAAPVAMTSPAKPVMRADVDEECWERLGAFAHRTYAPATDASRLLGAGAGLNDND, encoded by the coding sequence ATGAGTCATTCTCTCAACGAAATCGAAGCGATGAGCAAACGCGCCGCCAGAGGTGCGGGACTTTCATGGGGATTGAGCGAAGAAGCGTCCAAAGGAACAAGATGGTTGGCTGCCTACGGATATCCTGGTCCGAAGCTTCTGGCTGACCTGCTGGAACTCAATGATCGCTTGCCACATATCGATTTCACACCCATGTCTCTGGATGGGGTATGGTGCGCACCAGCAGGCCGTTTGAGCCCGCTTATTGCAGGTGCTGCCATGAGTGACTGCGCCATCAAGATGGAAGCTGGAGAGGTTATCTCCATGCGACATGTGAGCTTTCCTTTGCTGGTTGTTCCGTTTGCCGCAGGTGCGGCTTTGCGGTTGAATGCACCGGTTGCGGTGAAATGGGGCAATGTTCGTCTGACCACAAACGGCAAATCTCTCTGTGCTCAGGGCGAGTATGACGAGATGCTAACAGATCATGCCGACTTGGTGGAATGTGCGGCTCCTGTGGCCATGACATCTCCTGCCAAGCCCGTCATGCGTGCCGATGTCGATGAAGAATGCTGGGAACGGCTTGGTGCCTTCGCCCACAGAACTTATGCACCCGCTACAGACGCTTCGAGGCTTCTGGGGGCCGGTGCTGGTCTCAATGATAATGACTAG
- a CDS encoding Ldh family oxidoreductase, translating into MIKTETLSLAEIEDLAFKALVQAGTDEANARPLAQATAVTEADGVSSHGLAYIPIYCEHVQCGKVDGKAKPIVTRPKPSVVKVDAATGFAHAAIDKGFEELVPLAREQGVAVLAINNSYNCGVLGIHTQRLAQQGLLAIGFTNAPASIAPSGGQKPVVGTNPFSIAAPDGQGNAAILIDQSASTIAKSEVMKHAREGQEVPLGWVLDADGNPTTDPAEGLKGSMAPSGGYKGVGIALMVEMMAAAMSGATLGIHASPFSGTVGGPPKTGQFFIAIDPQATSAGDFAERMVQLVGAVHAQPEARLPGDGRRNKSKNAQTNGVAVNSAVLDKIRAIISE; encoded by the coding sequence ATGATTAAGACGGAAACTCTTTCCCTCGCTGAGATCGAGGACCTGGCTTTCAAGGCATTGGTGCAGGCTGGTACCGACGAAGCAAATGCGCGCCCTTTGGCTCAGGCGACTGCTGTCACTGAAGCTGACGGTGTGTCTTCTCACGGTTTGGCATATATTCCGATCTATTGCGAGCATGTGCAATGTGGCAAAGTGGATGGCAAAGCCAAGCCAATCGTGACACGACCCAAGCCGTCTGTGGTGAAAGTTGATGCGGCTACAGGTTTTGCCCATGCTGCAATTGACAAAGGATTTGAAGAGCTTGTTCCGCTTGCGCGTGAGCAAGGTGTGGCTGTTCTCGCCATCAATAATTCCTATAATTGTGGCGTTCTTGGAATTCATACACAGCGTCTGGCTCAGCAAGGATTGCTGGCTATTGGTTTTACCAATGCGCCTGCATCCATTGCTCCTTCAGGTGGTCAGAAACCGGTCGTTGGCACAAACCCGTTCTCGATTGCTGCGCCAGATGGACAAGGCAATGCGGCCATTCTGATTGACCAAAGCGCCAGCACCATCGCAAAAAGTGAGGTCATGAAACATGCCCGTGAAGGGCAGGAGGTTCCACTTGGCTGGGTGTTGGATGCGGACGGCAACCCAACCACTGATCCAGCCGAAGGTTTGAAAGGTTCCATGGCTCCGTCTGGAGGCTACAAGGGTGTAGGTATAGCACTTATGGTAGAGATGATGGCAGCGGCGATGAGCGGGGCGACTTTGGGCATTCATGCAAGTCCATTTTCTGGAACAGTAGGTGGCCCACCAAAAACCGGCCAATTCTTCATCGCAATTGATCCGCAAGCAACATCGGCTGGAGATTTCGCTGAGCGAATGGTGCAGTTGGTTGGCGCAGTCCATGCACAACCAGAAGCTCGCCTTCCAGGTGATGGGCGACGCAATAAAAGCAAGAATGCTCAGACAAATGGCGTTGCGGTAAATAGTGCTGTGCTTGATAAAATTCGTGCAATTATAAGCGAATAG
- a CDS encoding GlxA family transcriptional regulator has translation MQVSDSTIKKVGFLLIEGYALMSLSSAVEPLRAANLLSDNLLYEMRFISPDGGETSSSIMSMFKTEAINQTDLDFDLMFVVAGGNPLLFDDKETFSYLRKLAANGLKLGGISGGSALLVKAGVMQDRRFTIHWQHYEAILESYPIALMERSLYVIDRDRFTCAGGISPLDMMFAIIASHHGSEFAHKISDWFIHTSIRTHDAPQRVGLDQQYNIQNPTLLSAIDLMISHIADPLDLKQIAHLVNISPRQLQRLFEQKGGKSFSGFYRDIRLEKAKELLTQSPVSISDIAIATGFTNFSHFSRVYKDYFGKPPSEERTPSDIPVITTTN, from the coding sequence TTGCAGGTCAGTGATTCAACCATCAAGAAAGTCGGTTTCCTTCTTATTGAAGGATACGCACTTATGTCGCTCTCATCGGCAGTAGAGCCTTTGCGCGCCGCGAATCTCTTGTCAGATAATCTTCTCTACGAAATGCGTTTCATCTCTCCAGATGGTGGAGAAACCAGTTCCTCAATCATGAGCATGTTCAAGACTGAGGCGATCAACCAGACCGATCTGGATTTTGATCTCATGTTCGTAGTTGCAGGGGGAAATCCGCTGCTCTTTGATGATAAAGAGACTTTTTCCTATTTGAGAAAGCTGGCCGCCAACGGCCTCAAACTTGGTGGTATCTCGGGAGGGAGTGCATTATTGGTCAAAGCTGGCGTCATGCAAGATCGACGCTTCACCATTCACTGGCAACATTATGAAGCCATTCTGGAGTCCTATCCAATAGCACTGATGGAACGGAGCTTATATGTGATTGATCGCGATCGCTTCACATGTGCGGGCGGTATTTCTCCACTCGACATGATGTTTGCGATTATTGCCAGCCATCATGGTAGTGAATTTGCGCATAAAATCTCCGACTGGTTCATCCATACGAGCATTCGCACCCATGATGCACCTCAGAGGGTTGGTCTGGATCAGCAATATAACATTCAAAACCCGACCTTGTTATCTGCAATCGATTTGATGATCAGTCATATCGCAGATCCGTTGGATCTCAAGCAGATTGCCCATTTGGTCAATATCAGTCCCAGACAATTGCAACGCCTGTTTGAGCAGAAAGGCGGGAAATCTTTTTCAGGTTTCTATCGCGATATTCGGCTTGAAAAAGCCAAGGAGCTTTTAACTCAGTCTCCGGTCTCGATCAGCGATATTGCTATAGCAACTGGGTTTACAAATTTCTCTCATTTCTCCCGCGTCTATAAAGACTATTTCGGCAAACCGCCAAGTGAGGAGAGAACACCCTCTGACATCCCGGTTATCACAACAACCAATTAA